A genomic region of Alligator mississippiensis isolate rAllMis1 chromosome 4, rAllMis1, whole genome shotgun sequence contains the following coding sequences:
- the BHLHE41 gene encoding class E basic helix-loop-helix protein 41 codes for MVCSARELGAGLAGDARALWPNTKQRVRSTSPECGWEREGGGQRTASRFPRRAGGTEAACARFGPAASQHPAAAPALTQPRSDMDEGLVRLQERQLLEHRDFLGLDYPSLYMCKPKRGMKRDESKETYKLPHRLIEKKRRDRINECIAQLKDLLPEHLKLTTLGHLEKAVVLELTLKHLKALTALTEQQHQKILALQTGERPPKSAAQADLDAFHSGFQTCAKEVLHYLSRFESWAAREQRCTQLLSHLHAVSTQFLPGPAPPPAAPRGPSPPPRSPAGQVPPPQPRCVPVIQRTHAAELSDTDTDSGYGGDSEARPERRAGVHVKQEPAADEPPPAKRLKAEGGGPGAEPAAALLRPDAALLGSLMALGGGAGGPLGPAAAPLCLPFYFLSPSAAAAYVQPFLDKGLDKYVYPAAPLPLQLLYPGLPAAAAAFPCLSSALGPADKAGAAALLPPFAPGPGADTDLASRDKPARDSP; via the exons ATGGTATGCTCCGCACGTGAGCTGGGTGCTGGTCTGGCTGGCGACGCGCGTGCCCTGTGGCCAAACACTAAGCAGCGAGTGCGAAGTACCAGCCCGGAGTGCGGCTGGGAgcgggagggaggagggcagcgCACAGCTTCCCGCTTTCCCCGCCGCGCAGGAGGGACTGAGGCTGCATGTGCACGGTTTGGCCCCGCAGCCTCGCAGCACCCCGCGGCAGCGCCAGCCCTAACCCAGCCGCGGTCCGACATGGATGAAGGACTGGTGCGCCTGCAAGAGAGGCAGTTGCTGGAGCACAGGGATTTTCTAGG GTTGGACTACCCATCTCTCTATATGTGCAAGCCCAAAAGAGGCATGAAGAGGGATGAGAGCAAG GAAACATACAAACTGCCCCACCGATTGATAGAGAAGAAGAGACGGGACAGAATTAACGAGTGCATTGCTCAGCTGAAAGATTTATTGCCCGAGCATCTGAAATTGACT ACTCTGGGGCACCTGGAGAAAGCTGTCGTGTTGGAATTAACTTTGAAACACTTGAAAGCTTTAACGGCCTTGACGGAGCAGCAGCATCAGAAGATCCTCGCCTTGCAGACCG GGGAGCGGCCGCCCAAGTCCGCGGCGCAGGCCGACCTGGACGCGTTCCACTCGGGCTTCCAGACGTGCGCCAAGGAGGTGCTGCACTACCTGTCGCGCTTCGAGAGCTGGGCGGCGCGGGAGCAGCGCTGCACCCAGCTGCTCAGCCACCTGCACGCCGTGTCCACGCAGTTcctgcccggccccgcgccgccgcccgccgcacCCCGCGGCCCGTCGCCGCCGCCGCGCTCGCCGGCTGGGCAGGTGCCGCCGCCACAGCCCCGCTGCGTGCCCGTCATCCAGCGGACTCACGCGGCCGAGCTGAGCGACACCGACACGGACAGCGGTTACGGCGGCGACAGCGAGGCGAGGCCCGAACGCCGCGCCGGCGTCCACGTCAAGCAGGAGCCAGCGGCAGACGAGCCGCCGCCCGCCAAGCGCCTCAAGGCCGAGGGCGGCGGCCCCGGCGCGGAGCCCGCGGCCGCGCTGCTGCGCCCCGACGCCGCGCTGCTGGGCTCGCTCATGGCGCTGGGCGGCGGCGCCGGGGGCCCGCTGGGGCCGGCGGCCGCGCCCCTCTGCCTGCCCTTCTACTTTCTGTCGCCCTCGGCCGCCGCCGCCTACGTGCAGCCCTTCCTGGACAAGGGCCTGGACAAGTACGTGTACCCCGCCGCCCCGCTGCCGCTGCAGCTGCTCTACCCCGGCCTCCCTGCCGCCGCTGCcgccttcccctgcctctcctcGGCGCTCGGCCCGGCCGACAAGGCGGGCGCCGCCGCGCTGCTGCCGCCCTTCGCCCCCGGGCCCGGCGCCGACACGGACCTCGCCTCGCGGGACAAGCCCGCCCGGGACAGCCCCTGA